The following proteins are co-located in the Meriones unguiculatus strain TT.TT164.6M chromosome 4, Bangor_MerUng_6.1, whole genome shotgun sequence genome:
- the LOC132653603 gene encoding uncharacterized LOC128092250 homolog: protein MLLLLSLLPLLPPPLLLPPPPLVLLLLLLLLHDSCFLPLSRHQLQTLEVRNMPFSLGYWFT, encoded by the coding sequence ATGCTGTTGCTACTGTCGCTGCTGCCTCTCCTGCCACcgccgctgctgctgccgccgccgcctctGGTCTTGCTTTTGCTTTTACTTCTCCTGCATGACAGTTGTTTTCTTCCTCTAAGCAGACACCAGCTTCAGACGCTTGAGGTGAGAAACATGCCTTTCAGTTTGGGATACTGGTTTACTTAA